The Chelonia mydas isolate rCheMyd1 chromosome 25, rCheMyd1.pri.v2, whole genome shotgun sequence genome includes the window GGTGGAATGCATGCTTCATGGCAGCTGTTCCAGGTTTACAGCATCTCCCAGCATGGCCTGAGCCTGCAGCGAGGTGGGCACGCAGACAGCTGGCGTCAGGAGCTGCATGTGGCCTGCCACGCTCAGCACTGTCCGCTCCAAGGGgtcagcaggcaggaggcaggctcCCACCGCCATGGAAATCAGGAGCTACAAGGATGCATGGCAGGGGCTCTATGCCGTTCGCTTTTTCAGCCTTTAGGTCACTCTGAGGGACCATATTTTCAAGCTTCCCTTGGCAAGCATGAGGGTTGGAAATGCACTTTCAAGGAGCGGCAGCTGAGATTCGCCCCTGATCTcagggctccaggagctgggacttgaagTGAAACACCCAAGTATATCAAGACTCACACCATCATGACAGGAATTGTCCCCACTGTGATTCACCCCTGAGTTCCTGCATTGACTCATTGCAGGGGCTTAGACCCCTGTGTCTCTGAGCAGTCTGCCCCGCCCCATCCAGCGAGTGGCTGGCACCACGGGTCATTGTCTCTACTAgtgggggggcagttggggcagtGTGGTGGCCTTGGGCTGATGTTGTCCTTTCTGATCTCTGCTGCTCAGCAACGGGGAACGTTCACAGGAGCAATCTGCGGGTCAGActctgctctgagttacaccagtgtaaatccggagtcaaggcatccgatgcagtgagctgtagctcacgaaagcttatgctcaaataaatttgttagtctctaaggtgccacaagtactccttttctttttgtgaataacacggctgctactctgaaacctgtcagttacactagtgtaaatccggAGTCAATCTGGTTCCCCTGGTGTGATGGAAGTCAGACTCTACCCCTCTGCATGGCCTCTGAAGCCACGGTCTCTGCATGAATGGCAGCAGCCGGGTGGAGGGGCGGGGTTCAgacagttacaccagtgtaaatccggaGTCAATCCGGTTCCCCTGGTGTGATGGAAGTCAGACTCTACCCCTCTGCATGGCCTCTGAAGCCGCGGTCTCTACGCGAatggcagcggggtggggggattcAGACAGTGTTGGGAAACAAAGTAGTTCGCTCACAGCCCAAGTCTCTTGTTTTCAGCAGAATCCCGATTCCAGCCAAACCCTCCCCGCGACGCTCGTCAGCCAGCTCTGCTATTTATCACGCCCCACTCCCTGGAGAAGGATGGGTCCCCCGTTAGGCTGAGACCCAACTCCATGTGCCTGAGGGGAGCACACAGGGTCTGCAACcccactgctggggcagggccCAGTCCTCTGCATGGGCTCCCAAGGGACGCAGCGCCACCCACACTGCAGAGGCATGTTACTCACAAAATAATGCAAGCAGCTCAGTCTGCGGGACCATTCCCCAGGGGTGGGGCAGCGACGGGCAGCAGCTGGGGCGGAGGgtcaggagcagaggggcagggacaGCCTTGGGCTTTAGCAGAACTTGTTGAGTGTGTTGGTGTGTGGGCTCCCTACAAACAGCCTCAtgcccttctctttccctttcaggAACTCTTGGCTGGAGTCGTGCGGCCCCATTTAGCAGCTGGGCCCCCAGCCATGGACTAGCCCTGGGCAGGCGATTGCTCTCTGAGCACTGGCACAGCTGCGATCCAGAGCTGGTTCCATCCCCAGGTGGCTGCCGTTGTGCTTGGGGCCAGGAGGATGGCTGCCGTGTGACCAGCCCGCACCCTGGCCCAGCTCCCCGCGTGGCGGGCGTGCTACGGCACTGCAATGAATGATGCGTCAACGCTGGATTATGAACTGCTGTCCCCCTCCCTGGTGGAGCCCCCCGCCACCGGCCTGGGCATGGACGCCGAGCAGAAGACGGTCTTTGCCTTCGTCATCTTCCTCCTGGTCTTCTTGGTGATGCTTATGGTGCGC containing:
- the CTXN1 gene encoding cortexin-1, with protein sequence MNDASTLDYELLSPSLVEPPATGLGMDAEQKTVFAFVIFLLVFLVMLMVRCFRILLDPYSRMPASSWTDHKEGLERGQFDYALV